Within Nakaseomyces glabratus chromosome G, complete sequence, the genomic segment tAACTACGATATCGAAAACTTGGCACAAAACTACCACAGCGTAAACCAAATTGATCTAGTGCCTACCTTGTCTCTATTGCTAGATATTCCAGTACCCTTTAACAACTTGGGCTGGCCTATCTCAGAAGCTTTCGAGAATGAAAAGGAGGAACTAGCATGCGATAATGTAGTCCTGCAACAACTGAAAAGATATGCAGATGTCATGCAGCTGACATACACTGAAGAATTGGAGGAAACCATGTCTGCACTTTGGAGAAATAGTACTGCAGATGTCTTTGCCGCGTCCCAATACCAACAAAAGTTTCTTGAAGTTTGTAAAGATAAATGGGCTAGATTTGACTATTGGTCAATCGCAAGCGGAACAATCTTGTTAaccatttctttgatacTCTTACTTTCAATAACGAAACTGATTCCATCTATCGTTGTGAATCAAATGGTCCCAGAATTCGTTCCTTGGATAATCATCATGTCCCTGATATCAAATGTGTGCTTCCATGGTATCTTTTACGTTTTCCATCAACCAGTGTTTTTAGATAATGTATGGTGGTGCACACTTTTCGCGTCTGCTGTAGGTATCATCACCGGCTGCAGTATTTCCATCTTTGACCGTTACAGCTTTGTTTGGCTGGTTATGAAAATGGTCGAGATCTTGTCAGATTATTGGTCTCGTATTGGTGCAATGTTTGTAGTCATACATGCTATGCTATTTACATCAAATTCTTTCACAATATGGGAAGACCGTATAGTCGCCATAATGCTGATTACTTTTGGTATGCTTACTCTGTATGAGTTCACATTTTTGCCTACAAGACAGTCTACATCGGCATTACTCACAGCTGCAATTGGCGAAAAACAAGGTACAACATCAGGTGTAAGCCAATCTACTGCAAACTCCAACAATCTACCTCTAACTCGTTTTGCCAGATTGCTGGGATCTTATCACTCAATTGTCCTGATAGTCTCGACCAGAGTTGCATCTGTGATTACTATATGTAGAGAAGAACAAGGTGAATACTGTACACCAACTTTCACAACTAAAAACAACTATGCATGGTGGTGCTTGGGCCTTTGCCTTTTGATCGTCATTCTGCTACCAATTTGTATCAAGGGCTATTACAACTTGTCGTCCTCATACCAAGCAGCTGCTCCTATTTGGGTGGACATGTTCCTGAAAGGTGCTCTTTTCGTCAACTTCCTGTATTGGTCCATCACTGCCGTTGAAAATAGTACAGAATCACTTGAATGGGATACAAAAACAGTGAAAATAACCATTGCAAGAATAATTGCTGGGTTTTCCTTAATCGCAACTAATGTTGGTTGGATGATGGGTCCCCTATGTATTAAGTTAAATGTCAAGAACGCTGACTTGAAATCGAACCAGGCAACAATCTTAGGCTATACCAACATCTACGGCTCCGAATTTTTCCTACTTGTCATTAATGCACTTATGGCTATTATGTTATTTAATAAACCACTTGCTCAACTGTCTCTGTTCTTGATGGTCAACCAAATTTTAtcaatctttgaaattattgatCTCTTAAAGTTGAAGGAAAACATCGTCGGACCTATCGCCCTTGGATTAGTCGCTTACCAACAGTTTTTCAGTACTGGCCATCAAGCTACAATTCCTTCAGTTCAATGGGATGTTGGCTTTATTCTGTCAGACAAGATTATCTTCCCATTCACACACTTGGGAATATTGCTGAATACGTTTGGCCCACATATAATAGTGTCATTATCGGTGGCTCTACTCACTTTATGGTCACAACCACCTGATGTCTTGAAACCACAAACGTTATTAGGACGTATAGTTTCAAACTGTGGTGTTCTTTTGACGTACAATACTGTATTGTGCCTGAGCTCCTTCATTTGGGTAACCCACTTTAGAAGACATCTAATGGTATGGAAGATTTTCTGCCCTAGATTTATATTTGCATGTTTAAGTTTGATAGTCATGCAACTGGTAATAACTTTTGGTACTATAGGTTTCGCCAGTGGTCGCTTAATCAGACATATTAATGACATATTTTGGAAATAGTCACTTCAATTGCTAACCGTTCATAGCAGCGCgattatttatttgaacTGGCCTCTACTCACTCCACAATTCAATACCATCAAATACGCCgcaaagaaatatttttatacTATTTGCATTATCGGATATATTTATAGATTACatgaaataaaacaattttatatGCATTTCAATACTGAATGGTATTCTCTAGATAGTAGTATTTATTGCCATACCGATATTTTATCGCTACGTCAATAGTTATGTAAACACACACTATCAGACAATCGCATCTTCCTTTTTTTGTAACAACAAAAAGAACCGAATAGCTAACTGTTAATTATAGCATTTTACTACAAATATATCTATGTAACGGATTAAAATAGAATTCCATCAAACTGGTCTTGAAACTGAACTCTCTAACACCATCGAAGCGAGTATTGATGCACACATAAAGTTGCTTCTTTAAGTTTGTTATTTGGGGCGGGAAAGTATAGACGAAGGAGTTTAAATAGCAGATCAACAATCACATCGGagattttttcaaaacgAATATTACTGTGATCCTCCATTTCACGACATCTATATCCATACTGCTTAGATTACGATAGAGAAACCTCCTATTTTCAATTAGAGCGTATTTTTGGATTTGAACACATCCATTAACATCTACTGATCAATCGACGAGGTAGATACACAATGCCTATTGAGACGATTGTACCGCTCAGTTTGAATCTGTTCCTGAAACCTAAGGCCTTATATATTACGGAAGAGCAATGGCAGAATATACTTAAACATTTTGGTATAAGCACCGACGTGGAGAAAGCCATTTTCCGCACGCCATCTGATTTCAATTTTGTGCAATccaatgaaataaaaaacaatacaTCCAAACTGCTAGGTAATACAAGGACAAGGAATGTTGAAGACGTTGATATTTGCACTTTTCCAATAAAGAACTTACCACAAGGAAAAGACATAAAAGACTTATTCACTGAACTACAGGTAATTGCATCAAACTTCAAAGTTGCTTGTATTATAAATGACACTCATTTGTTTGGGaatgaaatcaagaaaacaGATTTTTATGCATATGTGATTGGAGCATGTGAAGTTCTAAATCAGATCAAACCCTTGATTGATGTTACCATTCTTAATTTTTTACGGGATGAGTTCTTTATTGACACTATCAAACTTAATACACAATCACTTATTCCTTTCCTAGCTGGTGTAAAGCAGAACAAcataaaatatatcaagGATAGCTTCCAGGTCGATGTTTACTATACATGGCCTAGCACTAACAACTATGAATTGGAGCCCATTGTTTATATTGCTGGCTCAATATATGCGAATGTCCTGGCAGCAAAAGAGTTGCTCACAGCTTGCCTAAATAAATGCCAAAGTacattattttatcaagAACTTACAGGAATCTCGCCAGGTAAATTGGAGTACGTCAGAcgatatttcaaaaaggaGATCCAAAGTCTAATGAACCAATACGGATCATTCGTATTTATTTCTTCGGACTTCGTAGGCTTCCAGTCCACTTCAGTGACGATGCTTAAGTCACTGACCAAAGAATTTACTTTAACAATTTTACAGAGTATAGCTGAGATACGAGTAACCATGGATTCTGAATTCGAGTTCACTGATGAAATGGTAATCGATATATTATCTGCAAAAGATGAACAGCAGCTCATTGTAAGGGATGATGAAATAAGCAATCAGTTTATATTGATTAGAAACTCTTCACAAAAGAGCAAGGTCAACGGCAAATCAACAACTCCTCTCCATAGTTTGAAAAAGTACTTGGAAGACCATGAATCTCAAATCGAAGAATTAAAGGcaatctttgaaattcatCCTGATTATGACGATTTCATATCCGGTAAGAAAAATGGTAAGCTTACAAGGATCATGGAAAAGAGTCAAGCACAACTTGATCTAAACTTTGAGGAagatgataaaaatatgtTTCTCTCTATCATATCTAACAAAGTGAACAACTTAGAAAGTGCATTCACATTGTTATTAGACGAATTACCCTGTGAAGGAacattttttattcctGAAGTTTATCACAGGCCTGCAATTGGTAGTGGTGGTTCTATTATTCAAACGACCATGAGGAAACATAATGTTTTTATTCAGTTTTCAAATACATTTTTGTTGCCTCAAAGTGGTCTTTCGTTTGTAAGATTTGATAACGTTATTATAAGATGCCCATTTAAGAATAGAAAAGGTATAGATCTTGCGATTGAGGACCTTAAAGTATTGATTCAAGAGTATAGTGAACAACAGCCAAGCACAAATATTAGATTATCGCCTGCACAATACAAGCATGTATTATTTGAGCACATCAATACCATTGGTCACCTGGAGAAACAAAATAACgtttttcttgattttccTCAGAACATACCGAAGACAACTGTTAATATATCGATTAGAGGTAACGATACAAGCTCCATACAATGTGCAGATGAAGTAACTAATAGACTGTATGGCTTTGAAAGAACATTCCAATTAAGTGAATGTATTCCAAATGACAAGTTATTAAGcaacaaaaaattgcaaaatgAGTTAGTTGTTCCGTTGTTTATTAGACTTCACGCTTTTGTTTCATGCCAAGATAAAACATTTACTCTTGTTTACGACAAGGCAAAGGTAAACAATAAAGACTTTGAGAACCAAATTCAGCAATaccttgaagaaaatggcCTTATTATCGAAGACAAGAAGACAGTATCTAAATTCATAACCGATACTACTGCTTATGCCGGCTTTGATCAACATGACTCACCAAGGGCCTACAAACAACAAAATCCAAATATGTCACCAAATTACTCTCAGAACAGCTACAAGAAACCTATACCACCTCTACAGGCCTTGGCGGAACAAAATTCGATGAGGGGGAAACCACCACTATTAAAACAATATGGACAGCATTCACCTTATTATAGATATGGATATGGATATGCATATAATTATGTTTATGACTATAACAATATGTATCCACCTCCTAAATAGATTATGCACAGAACTCATCTCAATTAGCCTCATAAGATTTTATTCGCATTCAACTCACATTTCGATTGAAGACAGAATGGCTATGCCATTAATTTGTACATACCCATACCATAAATTTTAATgcaattattttttattatgtCTCTTTTAGGAAATTCGTATATTCTATATAATAGTAGCCTTAGATTCACACCCAGGGCACGTATGCAAACTTTCATGAATAAATACATCACAATCAATACAATAGTCGTTTTTACATTCCTCGCATCTATACCTAGAACTTGTCAGCATCTGATTTGATTTCTGACTTTTAATAATTGGGAATTTCATTTGACAACTGTAACAATTCTCGGTTGGGAAACTCTCTGCAGCTGGAACTTCAACAAATGTCTTCAAAGGCATTAAGTGATGGAAAGACCGCGCTAAGTGTGTAGATAAGATCAGCATCAGATCACAACATGGACATACAGTAGGCAGCGAGCATACTTTACTATTACAATTTGGACAGAAGTAACCTCCGTATATTAGCTTAGCATGGCAAGCACAGAAGGTGGGttgttcttcaaatatCCTAGTAGGGAACCCCATTTTCACCAGTGTGAATCCTCtgtttattttattcaCCGGTAAAGGTGTAACTGCCTCATCGAATAGCTTTTTTAAATGCGTTTCATCCAATAGCACCTGGTAAAAGGATGTATCTCCCatgtttgtttgtttacAGAGTTCTTTACAGATGGCAACTTCCGCTGAAAGACCCAGTACTTTGACTCTGATTTGTTCTTGGACTAACGATGCGATGGTTTGATGGATATCACCTGGGTCATTACTTGATAAACTTCCAAACACTATAAGAACTTCTCTGGTACAATGTGCAGGTACAGGCAGCAATAGACCTCTAGCCATTTCCAGAGCATTTTGCAAAGAGGGGTTGCCCTTTGGTTCCTGCTTTCTTATTGATTTCAGTGCGTCTATGTGATCCTGTGGATTACCGCTCACTTGGCTTACCAGCTGTGCCAGACCGTTACGCATAGTTACTATACCCATCTGGGAGATAGGGTTCTGATCGAAGAACTCGTGGACGAAATCAATGGCTTGCTGGATGATCATGGCGTGTCTATTCGGCCTCAGGTCCTTCTCTAACATGGCCTCACTGCTATCGATAGTCAGAATCAATGTTCTTATAATACCACGCTGATAAGGTGTTACGTCACTCTTGGCAGCACGTTTCTTTCGAGCCTCGACTATACTGGCCACAAGCGTGGCCATATCCCCTTCGTCCTCCACTGCCACAAGATCCCAACTTCTCTTGATCTCATCTTCCCATGCGTAACCACCGCTGGCACCTTGCAAGTTCTCGTTCGcaagcttcttcttcttcttcaccactttcttcttcttgccCGCATTCCCATTCCTGAGCGCCCTCTTGCGCATATCATCATTGCGAGGCTTCCGAACAACCTCGTCCTCATCCGAGCTCATCTTCTTATTTTCTCTCCTATTGGTTTTTTTACTTCCTTTCACAAGTCTTGTTGTATGAGTATGGGGCAGCTGGAAAAGAGAACACTCTTGTATGATTGATGATTGACGATTGATGGTAGTGGGACTCCAAATATTCGTAGTTTATTCGAGCTGTTTGGTAAGATAGCGTTATACGTATGATCATGTTATTATAGGTACTTATACACGTACATGTCACACATGCTATACGTATATCACCACATCACATGACATTGACTCGTATCTAACAAGAAAGCTACcaccaattttttttgtttgtcttcttttctaatttttttgcataaTATGTCAAACCCTTAATTTACATAATTGACGGGCGACTCATAAATGcatgaatttcaaaatgCCCGAGTATTTCGAATGACTCGCAAACTCAATTCCAGCTGGAGCTATCGATGGGTTACTGTAGAATGGCCGTACCGGAGCGCTATTACTCGGCCGAATCAGTTATTGCAATCGGCATACTGGTAAGGCAATTGAGAGAAGCGCACGGAAGGGTCCCGCTCTCCCTCCCGCTCTCCCTCTGAGTTGTTAAACTTCCCGCTACTTGCATTGTATTTCGAGACCAGTCTAAGAGTCACACTAGAGGAAATACAAACCACGCAGTTGCTACCACCTTTAGCAAAAGAGGAATGCACTACAGGGGAAGTCGCCGGTATTTGGCAAGCGGGACTCGATGGCTATAAGGTGAAGGAAAGAGAATATAAtagagaatataataagACGGTGCAGAAGAGAGACTGGTATGCTTAAGTTTCTGTGTGATTTACggttgttttttttttctttgtttctttctcAATTCCAGTATTATTTGTCTATGCAACTGCGCAGGAAGGGATGGGGGACTAGCGAGTTTCTTCTACACCCCGTTCGAAGGCGCTTTTCCCACGCAATCGAGACTTACAAACCGAGGAAACAAATTAATGGGGATTGGACACTTCCCCTCCAGAGAAACAGGGCAGGGCGGTTATTGCAGGAAGGAACGCTATattcagaaagaaaaaagaaagaaattaataacTATAATTTTCTTTGGTAATACGAGGGTTCTTCGATTTTCCTTTGTGCGGATATTGCTGGGAAACTACCCTTGATGCAGTCGGGATCTCACAGGCCATAGCTTCcaacaacaaacaaaaaaccGAATATCAATTCTTGGGATTGAAGAAAGAGCCGCACTGGTAGAATAAAGGattggaagaagataaatctattaagaaaaaaaaaaaagcaatactcaattttgacaaaatactgatttgaaattttaacaagctcatcgcaactCTAGTTATCCTGCAATTGGAATGGAGCAAGGTGGCAGTagctggaaaaaaaattagtaTTTAAAGGTAGGCTTCTTGGTAACAGCTGATCAGCCTGCGAATGGTCGGgtatttcttgaaagataCGAAACATAAATATAAACACAAGTATCTAAACTTCATATCATGGAAAAGGATCTTGAAAAGGAGTCTCAACTCTCTAAAGCGTACACTTCTGAGTCCTCGTTCTCCGAGAATGAAGTTGACGTTGCGTTGAAGTTCTTGAAGCAGAATGGTGATGTCGAGCGTGTCATCGATGACCATTCTGTTGATCGCAGAGCTATCTTCTATGGGTCGAAGAAGCTGGACAAGAAGATCAAGCGCAAGCTGGACAAGTACATCTTGTCATTCTTGTGTGTCACCTATCTGCTGATGTTCTTGGACAAGGCGCTGTTGAACTACGCTGCGGCAATGGGTatcaagaagaacttgaaagGTGACGAGTTCTCTAACTTGAGCACCATTTTCTCCGCTGCTTACATCTTCATGGAGCCTATCGTGACTTTGCTGATCCAGTACTTCCCGTTGTCCAAGATTATGGGTACTTTCATTTGTACGTGGGGTGCAGTGCTAGCGTGCCACTCCGCGTGCAAGACCTACGCTTCACTGATGATCGTGAGAACACTGTTGGGTATGTTCGAGTCCGCCAGTGCCGTCGGTTGTATCGCCATCAGCGGTATGTACTACACAAAGTCCGAACAAAGCGCTAGAATCGGGTTTTGGGCCACCCAGGCAGGTACTGGTTACGTGATTGGTGGTTTGATCTCTTTCGGCTTCTTGCATTACCACGGCAGAGATTTCACCTCCTGGCAGATCATGTTCCTGGTGGTGGGTCTGATCACCGTGGTGTTCGGTATCGTGACATTCCTCTATTTGCCAGACAATGTCACTAACGCTTGGTTCTTGGACCACGACGAGAAAGTCGCTGTCATTGAACATATAAGAGATAACCAGACCGGTGTCGAGAAcaagaagttcaagaagtCCCACATCAAGGAACTTTTCCTGAAGGATAAACTAACATGGCCAATGCTTATGATAACGGCTTGTTCCCAAATATCTACCGGTGCAATCGGCTCTTTCTCCACTACAATCACCAAGACTTTTGGATTTGACAGCTATGAATCAGCATTGTTGCAATTGCCAATTGGTGCTATTGTTGCAATTATCATTATAGTCACTACACAGATGATCTCAAGATGGGGACACTTCACCTTGGTTACTACTTCAATGTACATTCCTGCTGTGATAGGTTCCATCGTGTTAATCAGCTTACCACTAGAGCACAAGATTGGTAATTTGTTCTCTTTGTATCTTGTCTACAGTGGATCCTGTGTCATCACCAATATCTATATCTGGAACACATGTAACACATCTGGATATTGTAAGAGAATCTTCAGAAACGCCATCACTATGATCGTTTACAATATATCATGTATTGTTGCACCTCAGATGTTTAGAGCTTATTCGGCCCCTAGATACATACCAGCAAAGATCGCTTTACTAGTAACACAAGCTGTTTGTATTCCATTACAACTATATGTTGGATACCTCTCAAAGaaggaaaatgaaaagagagataaagaacaagaaggtCAAGCACCGGAGAAATACATGTTCTTAGATCTAActgatattgaaaatagAAACTTTAGATATGTCTATTAGAACTACAGGTGCAATGGTAACTTTTTACTCTAGAGAAAAGCGCCATTCGTTCGATTTTAAGAATCTAGTACTACTTTTCAGGAATTTGGATTCCGTcttaataaaaatttcattaattaGCATCCTGTTTAATATATTTCCTAGCTGTTATATACATTTTGTATAATGCATTTATGTCCTAATTAAAATAATCTCGTTATAACTTAGTTGTTTTTCTTCACAGTATTATCATAGTATATACGATACGAAGGAAAATGCAAAAGTGTTACTTAATTGGATGGCACTCATAGTCCGTTACAAGTATCACATGAAGTAATACCTGCTTTAAAATGGGgttttcttcaaagaaattcttCTCAACAGCTGCGACGGTTTACGTGATAGGTTTGTGGTGCCACTGGTGCTGGATTTTCTCTTACCGCTTAGTTGATTAACTTTCTCAGCTGGTCTGTCGTAATCCGCCATGGTTTTACGTTGACTTGAAGAGCCAGAATGTGGTGTACCAGGTGTTGAGTTTCCAGTTCCGGTACCTGACATGAATTTCCTAGGTGCGAAATAGTCATTTACCTCAACATCTTCAGGGATACTGTTGTTTGAATCAGGTCTAATAACGAGTTGTTCCCTATTCTCAATAAGTATTGAATTCTTTGGTAATGATTTTAATTTActgtttttgaatatttgggATGCAGGTTTTAAATATACCGATACTATAGATCCCATGTTTAGTTCCAGCTCTTCTAGAACTGCAGAATCTAGTTTCGTGTTCAGTTCTAGCATAGGTAATTCACCATCGATAATTTTTAGAGCAGTATCAATGGGTAATTGTTCCTCGGCTTTTTCAGATTTAGTTAGGGCAAGTAATCTCCAGTAGCCAAACGCTCTATTTCTTAGGTCAATGTTATCTGCTTTCTCGGTACAATATTTGAGAATATTAATACAATTTGCTTCCGTTTCTTCTGATGGTGAGCGAAGAAAAAACTTAACGCTTGAGctcaaaattgaatattgaACTTCTAGTGCTTGTCCTTCGATAGAGTCGGAAAATTGTTTAAACTCATCAAGATAATTAGGAATACTGTTGTAGTAGTGGGTAATTATCCAGATCATTGCATTAATAGACTCTGGTTCTTCCACTATATCTATGCATTTTATCAAGTCTGGGACGTAGTCTTTAAAGTTATTTGGATACTTCCGGAAAATGTTCCTAAAAACTGATATTATTTCTTGTATAACAAAATCGACTCCGAAGTCTAACAGATCTGCAAGAGTATCACAACAGTTCGCAGCAGCGCTATCATCCAGTTTCACAGCCAAATTACCGACTGCTCTTATAGCCTTCCTCGACATCTGAATGTCAATATCAGTCGCATATTGTTCCAATTCATCTAGAATTTGAATTAAGTTATTCTTATTTGCTAGTAAATACAAGCATTCTAGTTTCGTATCCTTTATATAAATAGGATCGTTGAATTGgatgaaaaaatatgaGATATCTAACTTAAGCATGTCTGATCCTCTGCTTAACAGTAGTAAGATCACATTTCTCAGAATTAGGAATTGTATTTCTGGAGGGTTATCTAGTAACGCAACAATTGAGTTGGAAATTCTTTTGATAACAGTTTCACTGATAGAATCCACGTAATTTAGCAAATAAAGAATGAATTTTAGAGTACCTAATGCAACGTACGTATTAACGTTCTGTAGTTGTGGTAAAATTAGATCTATCAGATCATAAGCATCATCATGCGTATTGGGGACTACAGTCACAGGTAATGTTTCAATTATCAGACCTTTATCCCATTCATTAGCTTTCTCTATGTTTTCCAAGATGTTGAATGCAGCGTCAACGCCGATATTCAACGGAGCCATCTGAGGATTTTTCTCGTGTATCAAATATAATGTATGTAATGCAGCAACTCTTATTGTTATTGCTTCGCTTTGATCTTCACTGATCTCAAATAGGTACGGTACTAATTTAAGTATTTCTTCATGATTCATTTCATCTAATTGTATCAAATTAAGAATGGCTGCTTTTGTAACATCTTTAGACATAGTAGTTTTTCTCGAAACTATCAACTTTGAGAATTTCATTGCTTCATCAAGAAATTCAGAACTCGGAATTTGCATTAGCGTTCTCAATGCTAAAACTTGTACCTTAGAGTTTCGGGATTTTAGATCATCCTGTATACTGGGAAGGAAATCCACCACCAGCCTTGGTTTCATGGACCCAATCACGGATACATACTCATGGCATATTCTTTTCACTTCGAAGTCATCGTCAATCTGCCAAAATTTGTGAATGGCGTCTCCTAACAAGGACATTTCATTGTAATTACCCAACGTTAGGTTCGCAACAATCTTTCTAAGCGCATTCTTTCGTTTAATACTGTTCAACTTAAATTTATTGACTTCATAGCTCTGCAACTCCGCGTTGATTTCACTAGCTTTATATCTTGAGAAGACTCTTTGATCGGACATCCTTTATATTATGATCCCACAGAAAAGTCAACTTTTCACAAATTCCTATCTAGTTCCCTAGTTCAAAAGCTTATAGTTCCCAGTGTTTGAAGGGATCAATGGCTTTCTAGTTCGAGTCAGTTCCCTATAATCTCAAAACTAGCAAGCTTTCGATGAATTTTAGAGTTAGCAGGCTATTTTGGCGATGATCAGACCACACGGGGAAAATAACTATAATtaaaataagaatataaaGAGGAGGATAATCTTCATAATTAAGTATAGTGATATAAGACACTGGAGAAGCTACCTATGTGATTTCGCAGCACCGTTATATTGACTTATTGATGGTTGTCTTGGCTAAATAATGTTTTCCAGCACAGTCTTTGCTATATAAAGTGCACaataaaatttatcaagCACCAACAATGAGTCAACACAATACTCTTCATGATCGAAATCAAGTAATCGCTACAGCTTAGAAGAAGGGGGCTTTGAATTAAGCTTTGAGGTTTAACTTATGATCATAATTCTGTACTTCGACAATAGGATAAGTAGGTATGTCTCGATATAAAACATCTATACGTAAATCGTTTGTAAGACATCTATAAATTATAGGCTACACTAGGAGTGCAAAGAGTGAGGCATCGTGAATTTAGCAAAATAATTTGTGTACTCACTATTGTAGTGCTAGTGAGTTGACTTGATTGAGTTGTTTTTTAAACGGGACTTCAAATTGTAGAGTAATTCCATTCCATACTCCGTTGTTCATTGTGCTTCACATTTTAGTCGATTGAGGTTcaatttgacaaaaaaataggaACTAGTGTTAAATTAACAATTACAGGTAACGAACTACTTCTGCTATGTACTAAACAGTTTCAACAGCTTACAAGACATCATTTTTCGATGAATTAGgaaattatttatataagAAGTGACAGTTATCTACTAATTAGAATTCGCCAATTGGGATCGTGTAAATCTTGCATTTGGAAAATAGAACTTCTATACTTTGAGTTAGTGAAACTACAGCGCTTTACATACATCAACTATTGCGCCTTTCTAATGGGTATACTAATCACAATCAGAATGAGTGTGAATTACTGCTTTCTGATCATGAGTGGTCATATGGTTTGAATATACCTTATTGTGTGGCTATCGGGATTCATAATTGTGAATTATTGAGATAGTAATGGCTCTCTGATAGTCAAAATTTTCTGCAAATTCAATAGTactgaaatatttatacTACATTAACAATGTGTTTCAAACTTGATGAAACTAAACGGACTCAGTAAGATATTATTGTTCATGTTGAAATGATAGCTATTCTGGTAAGGCCCCAAACTTATAAATACCTAGCCCGTAAATCAGATATGAAATATCTCATGTCCCTTGCCTTTATTGCGAATATTCAAAACATTGATTTAATTACGCACATGTGTTCTCTACTTGGCAGTAATCAGTAATAGAGACTacaatagaaataaaatgtTGTTTATTGGTATAATACAGATCCTGCTGCTGATACAATATGTCTGTACGACTGAGATCAGGAATATTAGATTTTCTAATTTAAAACTTGATCCCCTAACAGATCAGGCCCATCCTCATCAAGGCTGGAAAGCTGCCTTCGACTTTCAAATACCTGATTCTTTTAAAGTCTATAAGGACGATTATTTTGAACTAGAACTTCCCAGAGTTTATATAATTAAGTTCGCCAAAGATAGCACAGAATTGTTGATTCCATTAAAGGATAGGAATAGCGAGGAGATCTTTCACTGTAGCGTACCTCAGCAAGCTGCTTACAAGTATAAATCAACTATCCTAAGATGTGTGACTTTGAC encodes:
- the SSL1 gene encoding TFIIH/NER complex subunit SSL1 (CAGL0G04059g~Ortholog(s) have ubiquitin protein ligase activity and role in nucleotide-excision repair, phosphorylation of RNA polymerase II C-terminal domain, transcription from RNA polymerase II promoter) — encoded protein: MSSDEDEVVRKPRNDDMRKRALRNGNAGKKKKVVKKKKKLANENLQGASGGYAWEDEIKRSWDLVAVEDEGDMATLVASIVEARKKRAAKSDVTPYQRGIIRTLILTIDSSEAMLEKDLRPNRHAMIIQQAIDFVHEFFDQNPISQMGIVTMRNGLAQLVSQVSGNPQDHIDALKSIRKQEPKGNPSLQNALEMARGLLLPVPAHCTREVLIVFGSLSSNDPGDIHQTIASLVQEQIRVKVLGLSAEVAICKELCKQTNMGDTSFYQVLLDETHLKKLFDEAVTPLPVNKINRGFTLVKMGFPTRIFEEQPTFCACHAKLIYGGYFCPNCNSKVCSLPTVCPCCDLMLILSTHLARSFHHLMPLKTFVEVPAAESFPTENCYSCQMKFPIIKSQKSNQMLTSSRYRCEECKNDYCIDCDVFIHESLHTCPGCESKATII
- the THI73 gene encoding Thi73p (CAGL0G04081g~Ortholog(s) have Golgi apparatus, cell division site, cell periphery, cell tip, endoplasmic reticulum localization), producing the protein MEKDLEKESQLSKAYTSESSFSENEVDVALKFLKQNGDVERVIDDHSVDRRAIFYGSKKLDKKIKRKLDKYILSFLCVTYLLMFLDKALLNYAAAMGIKKNLKGDEFSNLSTIFSAAYIFMEPIVTLLIQYFPLSKIMGTFICTWGAVLACHSACKTYASLMIVRTLLGMFESASAVGCIAISGMYYTKSEQSARIGFWATQAGTGYVIGGLISFGFLHYHGRDFTSWQIMFLVVGLITVVFGIVTFLYLPDNVTNAWFLDHDEKVAVIEHIRDNQTGVENKKFKKSHIKELFLKDKLTWPMLMITACSQISTGAIGSFSTTITKTFGFDSYESALLQLPIGAIVAIIIIVTTQMISRWGHFTLVTTSMYIPAVIGSIVLISLPLEHKIGNLFSLYLVYSGSCVITNIYIWNTCNTSGYCKRIFRNAITMIVYNISCIVAPQMFRAYSAPRYIPAKIALLVTQAVCIPLQLYVGYLSKKENEKRDKEQEGQAPEKYMFLDLTDIENRNFRYVY
- the APL1 gene encoding Apl1p (CAGL0G04103g~Ortholog(s) have role in filamentous growth and AP-2 adaptor complex, cellular bud neck localization), whose product is MSDQRVFSRYKASEINAELQSYEVNKFKLNSIKRKNALRKIVANLTLGNYNEMSLLGDAIHKFWQIDDDFEVKRICHEYVSVIGSMKPRLVVDFLPSIQDDLKSRNSKVQVLALRTLMQIPSSEFLDEAMKFSKLIVSRKTTMSKDVTKAAILNLIQLDEMNHEEILKLVPYLFEISEDQSEAITIRVAALHTLYLIHEKNPQMAPLNIGVDAAFNILENIEKANEWDKGLIIETLPVTVVPNTHDDAYDLIDLILPQLQNVNTYVALGTLKFILYLLNYVDSISETVIKRISNSIVALLDNPPEIQFLILRNVILLLLSRGSDMLKLDISYFFIQFNDPIYIKDTKLECLYLLANKNNLIQILDELEQYATDIDIQMSRKAIRAVGNLAVKLDDSAAANCCDTLADLLDFGVDFVIQEIISVFRNIFRKYPNNFKDYVPDLIKCIDIVEEPESINAMIWIITHYYNSIPNYLDEFKQFSDSIEGQALEVQYSILSSSVKFFLRSPSEETEANCINILKYCTEKADNIDLRNRAFGYWRLLALTKSEKAEEQLPIDTALKIIDGELPMLELNTKLDSAVLEELELNMGSIVSVYLKPASQIFKNSKLKSLPKNSILIENREQLVIRPDSNNSIPEDVEVNDYFAPRKFMSGTGTGNSTPGTPHSGSSSQRKTMADYDRPAEKVNQLSGKRKSSTSGTTNLSRKPSQLLRRISLKKTPF